GACGTCCTTATTTTGGGAGCCTAGAGATTTTCCTTCTTGGATGAATAACCTTGTAATAAACAATGTACCACGtttgttataaataaatttaaaagtttgttcccaaaaaaaaaaaaaaaacaatcgcCAACCCAAAATACATATAATTAACCACTACCTGAGGTCTTATTTTTCTAATATCTTCACCAAATAATCATTCATTCTCCAATATAttctcaaaaatattattttcaaaataacaaatatCACACGTAACAAAATCAATTAGTGATATAATAAGTACCATAATATTAAAAATGCAATAAAAATATGAACATAAATAATTTTCCACAGTTTGATTCATATGATTAATCTTTCTTGTATGTGAAAAGGTTTAAAAGATCTCGAAGCTGAAACCTCTCTATTTAAAAAGAGTAGAGTGTCGCTTAAGCTACAAATATATAATCATATGATGAATCTAATTTGTCAAACTAAaccaaataaataaaacaaacaagagtaggtctcttgtgagatggggGTCAACCCTactaatattcacaataaaaaagtaatactcttagcataaaaagtgatactcttagcataaaaagtgatattttttcatggatgacccaaataagagattcatctcacaaaatacgatttgtgagaccgtctcacacaagttttttccaACAAACAATTTATATATCCACATTTAACTAAACAACAAACAACTCTACCCTTAAAATCCAAGTTCATTAGAAAAAACTCTCATGTTTCACAATTCACGCTCAATGTTCATCATCCGATCGATTTTGTCAGAAATGAGAGGATAGAAAATAagatttgataataaaaaaaaacaaataaaagatattgatttggtattttttttgttacttcatttttttcttttacctAAAATACTATCCTAATATCTATTTACTAGTTTAAAGATTATAGGAAATTAATTTAACTGCACTACATGTAAAGTTCAGTCCCAAAATTGTAAAATGGGGCCAAAACCTAGAATGACGTGTGGGTTGTGTTGTATAAAGAGGACCAATTGCCACCCACACGTCAATCGGGTTCTGTTCTCAGGTTCCTCGGTAGAAGTTCAATTGCTCCATTGAACACAGAGCTTCAATCAGCGTTTTTCTGTCGGTTCAGCGACAATTTTCCGCAGAGAAGTTTAATCACTTCGTTAAAAGTTGATTTGAGGAAACTCAAAGTCCATTATCAGGTCAGCAATCTTGGCCCACTCTATCAAAACTCGAAAACCCTTGATTTGGCCTTTCCTGAAGAAAATTTTGAACGCAACTTTACCCGGTAATTGCCATTGTGCACAAATGAAGGCTGTTTATTGTTCGAAGACAGTGGTTGATGTTTCTCAGTTTTGTATTGATGGGTATTTTTAGATTAATTGAACTGCATAAAGTGGAAATTTCTGAGCTTGGGGTTAGTTGTTGTAATTTGGGGGCTTTTCTGGGAGCTGACGAGGTACTGGAATAATGGGGCGTATACGAAGTTTGATACACTTTTGCCATGTGCGCTGTTGCTCTTTTGAGTCCCAGAATTCTGAAGGGATTATCTAGTGTTTGTGTCATTTCGCGTGCTTTATGCATTGAGACGTTTGATTGGAATAATGTCGAAAATGGGTTTGGGCGCATTGAGGATTTTCTTGATGAACCTTGGAAAAGTTCAAGTGTTGTGCACAATGTGGAGCAAAAGACTTCAAATTTATGTGATCCACATTGTTCTTCTGGTCACAATCGTGATTATGGTGGCCTTTATCGTCTGAACTTTCCATTCGTAGAGACTTTAATTGATGAGGTGAAAATTGATTGTGAAAGAGTTCTTGAAATTCTTGGTCAAGATGGTCCGAAATTTGATGTGAAACTTGCTCTTAGTAATCTAGGGGTGAGGGTTTCGGGTCCTCTAGTGAGAGATGTGCTTTTTGGTATCTTGAAGACGATTAATCATGAGAACAAAAATAGGTGTGCGAAGCTTGGGTATATATTCTTTTTGTGGTCTGGTGAACAAGAGAATTACATGCATGCAGGAAGTGCTTACCATATGATGATGGAGATCTTTGCTGAGTCTGAGGAACTTAAGGCAATGTGGAGGTTAATGGATGAGATGATTGAGAAAGGATACCCAACTACTGCTCGCACCTTCAACCTATTGATATGTACTTGTGGTAGGGCTGGATTAGCAAGAAAAGTTGTAGAGAGGTTTATTAAGTCGAAGTCCTTTAATTATAGGCCGTTTAAACATTCGTACAATGCAATTCTGCATTCTCTTTTGACATTAAAGGAATACAGATTGATAGAGTGGGTATATCGGACCATGTTAGCTGAAGGTCATTCTCCTGATGTGATGACATATAACATTCTTATGTGCACAAAATTTAGGTTGGGAAAGCTGGATCAGTTTTACAGATTGCTCGATGAAATGGGTAGATGTGGATTCTCACCCGATTTCCATACGTTCAATCTCCAGCTCCATGTTCTCGGTAAAGGGGACAAGCCATTGGCGGCACTAAAGCTTTTGAATTTCATGAAGGAAGCTGGTGTCGATCCGAGTGTTCTCCACTTCACTTCATTGATAGATGGGCTCAGTCGGGCTGGTAATTTGGATGCTTGCCAATATTTCTTTGATGAAATGACAAAGCATGGGTGTGTTCCTGATGTTGTTTGTTACACTGTCATGATAACGGGTTATGTCGTGGCAGGCGAGTTTGAAAAGGCTCAGGGGATGTACAAGGAG
This sequence is a window from Primulina tabacum isolate GXHZ01 chromosome 17, ASM2559414v2, whole genome shotgun sequence. Protein-coding genes within it:
- the LOC142531366 gene encoding pentatricopeptide repeat-containing protein At3g60050-like isoform X2; protein product: MCAVALLSPRILKGLSSVCVISRALCIETFDWNNVENGFGRIEDFLDEPWKSSSVVHNVEQKTSNLCDPHCSSGHNRDYGGLYRLNFPFVETLIDEVKIDCERVLEILGQDGPKFDVKLALSNLGVRVSGPLVRDVLFGILKTINHENKNRCAKLGYIFFLWSGEQENYMHAGSAYHMMMEIFAESEELKAMWRLMDEMIEKGYPTTARTFNLLICTCGRAGLARKVVERFIKSKSFNYRPFKHSYNAILHSLLTLKEYRLIEWVYRTMLAEGHSPDVMTYNILMCTKFRLGKLDQFYRLLDEMGRCGFSPDFHTFNLQLHVLGKGDKPLAALKLLNFMKEAGVDPSVLHFTSLIDGLSRAGEFEKAQGMYKEMISKGQLPNVFTYNSMIRGFCMAKKFEEARLMLKEMESKGCNPNFLVYTTLVSYLRNAGKLSQAHEVIRQMVAKGQYVHLQTKIRRSRRR
- the LOC142531366 gene encoding pentatricopeptide repeat-containing protein At3g60050-like isoform X1 — its product is MCAVALLSPRILKGLSSVCVISRALCIETFDWNNVENGFGRIEDFLDEPWKSSSVVHNVEQKTSNLCDPHCSSGHNRDYGGLYRLNFPFVETLIDEVKIDCERVLEILGQDGPKFDVKLALSNLGVRVSGPLVRDVLFGILKTINHENKNRCAKLGYIFFLWSGEQENYMHAGSAYHMMMEIFAESEELKAMWRLMDEMIEKGYPTTARTFNLLICTCGRAGLARKVVERFIKSKSFNYRPFKHSYNAILHSLLTLKEYRLIEWVYRTMLAEGHSPDVMTYNILMCTKFRLGKLDQFYRLLDEMGRCGFSPDFHTFNLQLHVLGKGDKPLAALKLLNFMKEAGVDPSVLHFTSLIDGLSRAGNLDACQYFFDEMTKHGCVPDVVCYTVMITGYVVAGEFEKAQGMYKEMISKGQLPNVFTYNSMIRGFCMAKKFEEARLMLKEMESKGCNPNFLVYTTLVSYLRNAGKLSQAHEVIRQMVAKGQYVHLQTKIRRSRRR